From Zavarzinella sp., one genomic window encodes:
- a CDS encoding amino acid permease, with amino-acid sequence MAGKSTKLSLWDAICLIIGIIIGASIYQAPPEIFRSAGSPMAGMTAWILGGIVSLIGALCYAELATTYRTSGGDYTYLTKAYGPKVGFFFAWAELAVIRTGGSIAFMAYVFARYATEFYPLGQYSRLIYAISGILTLTLINAIGVRPGRLVQNILTSSNIIGLTSISLIGLIWYLLPDPQPNAHQELAVQATMLISSGNQPFTSASIAQLMPEPIVISLAFTMVMVFYAYGGWNEAAFIASEVHRPKRNIKKALLLGTLLVTTIYLAVNLAYLGALGYTGVCNSKAIAADMFELPFGNTGRKLISGLVMVSALGSVHGLLFTGMRLYGTFGKDHRLFAWLSGKGDHPHAQGALFAQAGFSLLLIAVVELASQWRGLLCQCAEMCGYQMTPGFHQSGDIYQLVACTAPVFWLFFFLTGTSLFVLRWRDPDARRTFKVPMYPILPAFFVLSCAFMLWKATAYAFEQEPAEAIVVIGLMMLGIPLGWISMRGEKKKLGTLVHNSK; translated from the coding sequence GTGGCTGGAAAATCAACCAAACTGAGTCTCTGGGATGCTATTTGCCTGATTATCGGCATCATTATCGGTGCATCGATTTATCAGGCACCACCTGAGATCTTTCGCAGTGCCGGATCCCCCATGGCTGGAATGACCGCCTGGATTCTCGGTGGGATTGTCTCCTTGATTGGTGCGCTTTGTTACGCAGAACTCGCCACCACCTATCGAACTTCGGGTGGTGATTACACGTATCTCACCAAAGCATATGGCCCCAAAGTGGGCTTCTTCTTTGCCTGGGCGGAGCTGGCAGTGATACGCACTGGTGGCAGTATCGCATTTATGGCATATGTGTTTGCCCGATATGCCACTGAATTTTACCCACTTGGTCAATATTCCCGTTTGATTTATGCCATTTCAGGCATTCTGACACTTACTTTGATTAATGCAATTGGTGTGCGACCAGGCCGCCTGGTACAAAACATTCTTACCAGCTCTAACATTATTGGCTTGACGAGTATTAGTCTGATCGGTCTAATCTGGTATTTATTGCCAGACCCTCAACCCAATGCCCACCAGGAATTGGCGGTACAGGCCACGATGCTGATCAGTAGTGGGAACCAGCCATTTACCAGTGCCAGTATCGCACAACTGATGCCCGAGCCAATCGTTATTTCTCTGGCATTCACCATGGTAATGGTTTTTTACGCCTATGGTGGCTGGAATGAAGCAGCATTTATTGCTTCGGAAGTGCACAGACCGAAACGAAACATCAAGAAAGCCCTTCTTTTGGGAACTTTGCTAGTAACTACCATTTACTTAGCAGTGAATTTGGCATATCTGGGCGCTTTGGGCTACACAGGGGTGTGTAATTCAAAAGCAATTGCCGCAGACATGTTTGAATTGCCATTTGGGAATACAGGCAGAAAACTGATTAGCGGGCTGGTAATGGTGTCTGCACTTGGTTCGGTCCATGGCTTACTTTTTACAGGAATGCGTCTTTACGGCACCTTTGGCAAAGATCATCGGTTATTTGCCTGGCTCAGTGGTAAAGGCGATCACCCACACGCACAAGGGGCATTGTTTGCCCAGGCTGGATTCAGTTTATTACTCATCGCAGTGGTAGAACTCGCAAGTCAGTGGCGTGGGCTCCTTTGTCAATGTGCAGAAATGTGCGGCTACCAGATGACCCCGGGGTTTCACCAAAGTGGTGATATTTACCAATTAGTGGCATGTACAGCCCCAGTGTTCTGGCTGTTCTTTTTCTTAACAGGTACATCGTTGTTTGTACTCAGATGGCGTGATCCAGACGCAAGACGAACCTTTAAGGTCCCAATGTATCCCATTTTACCTGCGTTTTTTGTTCTTTCTTGTGCATTCATGCTTTGGAAAGCCACTGCATATGCATTCGAGCAGGAACCTGCTGAAGCGATTGTAGTAATTGGGCTGATGATGCTTGGTATCCCACTGGGCTGGATATCTATGCGGGGTGAAAAGAAGAAACTGGGTACCTTAGTGCACAATTCAAAATAG
- a CDS encoding response regulator, translating to MKKVFTTGQVAKICKVAPRTVSKWFDSGRLRGYRIPGSQDRRIPREQLIRFLKDHGMPLGELEDEEWHKLLVIGADRLFIERLKEILPEDEDYKYEFAQSGFEAGILAESFHPDSIIIDLALGRSEAIQITTNLRKNPNYETTVIIGMASEDEPNPEKLQEYGFTEVFKKPFDVAMLGERINTLADARRDER from the coding sequence ATGAAAAAAGTTTTTACGACCGGACAGGTAGCGAAGATTTGTAAAGTCGCACCAAGAACGGTGTCCAAATGGTTTGATTCTGGAAGACTGCGGGGGTATCGGATCCCTGGTAGCCAGGATCGACGCATCCCACGTGAGCAACTGATCCGGTTTTTGAAGGATCACGGAATGCCATTGGGAGAGTTAGAAGATGAAGAGTGGCACAAGCTACTCGTAATCGGTGCCGACCGACTCTTCATCGAGCGTCTGAAGGAAATCCTTCCAGAAGACGAAGATTACAAATACGAATTCGCCCAAAGTGGTTTTGAAGCGGGTATTCTCGCCGAAAGTTTCCATCCAGATTCGATTATCATTGATCTGGCATTGGGAAGAAGCGAAGCGATTCAGATTACAACGAATCTGCGCAAAAATCCCAACTATGAAACCACTGTCATCATTGGCATGGCGAGTGAGGACGAACCAAATCCGGAAAAGTTGCAGGAATACGGGTTTACGGAAGTTTTCAAGAAACCATTTGATGTTGCCATGTTAGGTGAGAGAATTAATACTCTCGCTGATGCACGCCGAGACGAACGATAA
- a CDS encoding aldehyde dehydrogenase family protein: MMLHIPALRNGKEYESLEKATLVHHQTGEPVAEVSQLTSAAIGRDISKMALAKKALAKIPVRDLIAMYAKAADIFATGTIDIGGVPQSFDDYIRMLSSTTGSPMVFCRRNAGKVEYVLRNVEEVLGGLTRGMDLSVLDNGYGVQNGRMQAFYPTTDAFCAILPSNSPGVHSLWVPAIALKTPLVLKPGREEPWTPYRVLQSFKQAGIPEIALNFFPTDHAAVGDMLRQVGRSMLFGDARTTDPYKNDHRVELHGPGFSKILIADDMADRFPEYVDQLVECIAANGGRSCINVSGIWTTKNGEAIAHAVAEKLAKIQARSWDDPAAEIAAFGKPEVAVALSGMVDEGLKTPGAVDVTEKIRGSHRLVQEGRCAWVLPTIVHCASVEHPLNTKEYLFPYASVVECPQSDMLKRIGPTLAAMVLTEDPEFIRSVIDSPMIERLNIGPLPTTRLTWDQPHEGNLFTHLYRQRAFQQYA, encoded by the coding sequence ATGATGCTACACATTCCCGCCTTGCGTAACGGCAAAGAATACGAGAGTCTTGAAAAAGCAACGTTGGTGCACCACCAGACAGGTGAACCAGTTGCAGAAGTAAGTCAATTGACAAGTGCCGCAATTGGGCGTGACATTTCGAAAATGGCACTCGCAAAAAAAGCACTGGCGAAAATTCCAGTTCGTGACTTGATTGCAATGTATGCCAAAGCAGCTGATATTTTTGCTACAGGGACCATCGACATTGGTGGTGTTCCGCAATCATTCGATGATTACATTAGAATGCTCTCATCGACCACCGGTTCCCCCATGGTATTTTGCCGCCGGAATGCTGGAAAGGTGGAATATGTTCTCCGAAATGTTGAGGAAGTGCTTGGCGGCCTGACCCGTGGGATGGATTTATCGGTACTTGACAATGGATATGGTGTACAGAACGGCCGAATGCAGGCATTCTACCCCACTACCGATGCCTTTTGTGCCATCCTGCCCAGCAACTCTCCTGGGGTGCACTCACTGTGGGTGCCAGCAATCGCTTTGAAGACACCACTGGTACTGAAACCAGGTCGGGAAGAGCCATGGACACCTTACCGTGTGTTGCAATCGTTCAAACAGGCGGGTATTCCTGAAATTGCATTGAACTTTTTCCCCACCGATCACGCTGCAGTAGGGGACATGCTGCGTCAAGTAGGTCGATCAATGCTTTTTGGTGATGCTCGGACCACCGATCCTTACAAAAACGATCATCGTGTCGAATTACATGGCCCCGGATTCAGCAAAATTCTGATCGCCGATGACATGGCTGATCGATTTCCGGAATATGTCGATCAACTTGTAGAATGCATCGCAGCCAATGGTGGACGGTCATGCATTAACGTCTCAGGTATCTGGACAACAAAAAATGGCGAAGCGATCGCCCACGCTGTGGCAGAAAAGCTTGCCAAAATCCAAGCCCGCTCCTGGGATGATCCTGCAGCCGAAATTGCCGCTTTTGGCAAGCCGGAAGTTGCTGTGGCACTTTCTGGGATGGTCGATGAAGGCTTGAAAACTCCCGGTGCTGTCGATGTAACCGAGAAAATCCGCGGCAGCCACCGATTGGTCCAAGAAGGGCGCTGTGCCTGGGTACTCCCGACGATTGTCCATTGTGCCTCAGTTGAGCATCCTTTGAACACGAAAGAGTATCTTTTTCCCTATGCATCTGTTGTAGAGTGCCCACAAAGCGATATGCTGAAAAGAATTGGACCAACTTTAGCAGCCATGGTATTAACAGAAGACCCAGAGTTCATTCGTTCTGTAATCGATTCTCCTATGATCGAACGGCTGAACATCGGACCTTTGCCAACGACGCGGCTAACTTGGGATCAACCCCACGAAGGGAATTTATTTACACACCTCTATCGCCAGCGTGCTTTCCAGCAGTATGCCTGA
- a CDS encoding serine/threonine-protein kinase has product MHHPNIVVLYESGEFEGTHFLAMEFADGVTLEKMVRTHGQLNTKQACDYIRQCAEGLQHAYEMGVVHRDIKPSNILISQKGGMLIADSGSVPTASRPQLVTVRDRDRLQQSSVQLSNTWGTAKILDMGLARITDGTENDGNGTDDNTPLTRAGALLGTPDFIAPEQARDARKADIRSDIYSLGCTFYYLLTGKPPFAGGTDVQKLIRHQSEKPYPIEQLRPGVPPEVLRIVERMLEKRPDERYQYPRQLVDALNLVLQPSNQGQTSHPLSNTPPVADTPVPVTASPAPTSPEMKTVVMDDQQSDSPATSLGTVDLKPQPLPADIREMKREASPPNPSRHLFTINGVHESAVSSIALSPNGMFLATCGLDGKANLYDITTDEPKRIAVFPSPSAELLSIAFSPNSDYLVTGGILNGTVRVWRWDFRQSKVAEWGAYSGDHATLTSLTFSPDGTKLLASIGSYLVHWKIRGTEASAGTILRGHSRSIRHTAFTEDGSRFASVGESRKIIIWQQSWLRLTQKIVFEGHSDIMTHCSFAPNRNILATCGLDRSICLWDLDNPKKETTFHLSHHQDNVRLVKYLGNEGILVSIGEAGHGNIWDANTNLLISSFQLNPQLTVAITMREDGTAIATGTNDGKVAVYQLTVPATQSNLTQFA; this is encoded by the coding sequence TTGCACCATCCGAACATCGTAGTGCTGTACGAATCAGGCGAATTCGAAGGTACCCATTTTCTGGCGATGGAATTTGCCGATGGGGTAACACTGGAAAAAATGGTCCGCACCCATGGACAATTGAATACAAAACAAGCATGTGATTACATTCGACAGTGCGCTGAAGGTCTGCAGCACGCCTATGAAATGGGTGTTGTCCACCGCGATATCAAGCCTTCAAACATCCTCATCAGTCAAAAAGGTGGGATGCTCATTGCTGATTCTGGTAGTGTCCCGACAGCCTCTCGACCACAACTTGTCACCGTGAGGGATCGTGACCGCCTGCAACAATCTTCCGTGCAACTCTCCAATACCTGGGGGACTGCAAAAATTCTGGATATGGGCCTGGCACGAATCACAGATGGTACAGAAAATGATGGGAACGGTACGGATGATAACACCCCGCTGACCCGTGCTGGTGCTTTGCTGGGAACACCAGACTTCATTGCCCCCGAACAGGCCAGAGATGCCCGAAAAGCAGACATTCGTTCGGATATTTACAGCTTAGGTTGTACTTTTTATTACCTGCTGACTGGCAAGCCGCCATTCGCAGGTGGGACTGATGTACAGAAATTAATCCGCCACCAGAGTGAAAAACCGTATCCAATCGAACAATTACGTCCTGGTGTCCCACCAGAAGTGTTGCGTATCGTTGAACGAATGCTTGAGAAAAGACCCGATGAACGCTATCAGTATCCCCGGCAATTGGTTGATGCCCTGAATTTGGTTTTACAACCTTCTAATCAAGGCCAAACTTCTCATCCGTTGAGTAATACGCCACCCGTTGCTGATACGCCGGTGCCAGTCACTGCAAGCCCTGCGCCAACATCACCTGAAATGAAAACAGTGGTGATGGATGATCAACAATCAGATTCTCCTGCTACCAGCCTGGGCACAGTTGATCTGAAGCCGCAGCCTTTGCCTGCGGATATCAGAGAAATGAAACGGGAGGCTTCCCCACCCAATCCCTCTCGACACCTGTTTACAATTAATGGTGTGCACGAAAGTGCTGTCAGTTCAATTGCGCTCTCTCCCAACGGGATGTTTCTGGCTACTTGTGGTTTGGATGGGAAAGCCAATCTCTACGACATTACCACAGATGAACCAAAAAGGATCGCTGTTTTCCCCAGCCCGAGTGCAGAACTACTTTCGATTGCATTTTCACCGAATAGTGACTACCTGGTTACGGGTGGGATTCTGAACGGAACCGTACGTGTCTGGCGCTGGGATTTTCGGCAAAGTAAAGTAGCAGAGTGGGGAGCATATTCTGGCGATCATGCAACTTTGACCTCACTGACATTTTCTCCGGATGGAACGAAATTACTCGCTTCGATCGGGTCCTACCTTGTCCACTGGAAAATCCGTGGGACAGAAGCATCGGCAGGCACGATCCTCCGTGGTCACAGCCGTTCCATTCGACATACCGCATTTACAGAGGATGGCAGCCGTTTCGCTTCGGTGGGCGAAAGTCGCAAAATTATCATCTGGCAGCAGTCATGGCTTCGTTTGACACAAAAGATTGTCTTTGAAGGTCATTCAGATATTATGACCCACTGCTCATTTGCTCCCAACCGGAATATTCTGGCAACTTGTGGCCTGGATCGCAGCATCTGCCTCTGGGATTTGGATAACCCGAAAAAGGAAACAACCTTCCATCTGTCACACCACCAGGACAATGTTCGCCTGGTCAAATACCTGGGTAACGAAGGGATTCTGGTTTCAATCGGCGAAGCTGGTCATGGAAATATCTGGGATGCCAACACCAACTTGCTGATCAGCTCTTTCCAACTGAATCCGCAACTGACGGTAGCGATCACCATGCGTGAAGATGGCACTGCAATTGCCACTGGAACAAATGATGGCAAGGTTGCTGTTTATCAGTTGACTGTGCCAGCAACACAATCGAATTTAACGCAGTTTGCCTGA
- a CDS encoding FHA domain-containing protein codes for MAEDLFGELVPVGGGDSIPLKRGVLTMGRRESCDICLRFPNISGLHCELSWRDGYWFIRDLGSTNGIKINGVRVLQRPLRPGDEITIAKRNYQIQYNLSDAGANRLESVLSEEENVFSRSLLEKAGLQKPRLEYDDEDDDD; via the coding sequence ATGGCGGAAGATCTGTTTGGAGAACTGGTGCCAGTAGGTGGGGGAGATTCCATTCCCCTGAAGAGAGGTGTCCTGACCATGGGACGCCGGGAATCGTGCGACATTTGTCTTCGATTTCCAAATATTTCTGGACTTCACTGCGAACTTTCCTGGCGGGATGGTTATTGGTTTATTCGCGACCTTGGCAGCACCAATGGCATCAAAATCAATGGTGTGAGGGTGTTGCAACGCCCACTGCGACCGGGTGATGAAATTACCATCGCCAAGAGGAATTATCAGATTCAATATAATCTAAGCGACGCTGGTGCCAATCGACTGGAATCGGTTTTAAGTGAAGAAGAAAATGTTTTTTCGCGATCACTGCTGGAAAAAGCCGGTTTGCAGAAACCACGATTGGAATATGACGACGAAGATGATGATGATTGA
- a CDS encoding glycosyltransferase family 4 protein, producing MKKVILFTESLTQRDAVGNDVLGMFRTLTHAGYDAHLCANYTNVSEKVLRPNQAKYLLEDPNNVAVYHLSLAWPNFLDAFLESKAKLIIRYHNITPSKYFRTTNAHLAAMCDVGRTELAKFAARPGTKYLPASQFNESELLALDVPPSNSHVVPPFHVVGELIDLTDDPATLEEIGKSEVNFLAVGRLVPNKGHDMLLQAFAVYYHWFNRNARLHIIGKEDPQQPLYGEMLRHTINTLGIAGAVVFTGSVSPEALKTYYNHTTAYMLVSEHEGFCVPAVEAMALACPLVSYASSAIPGTVGDAGLVWKDFRPELFASSLNHLITNTDLRNKLIQAGKARYNNFFSEQAIQEQFLGSFRALCNEQETPKPMAAECLSSSVMGWELEKADLESILANADLIQQKYPIINLFSRTSAQKFATKPTETDEDRLSAFHQLFIDRYRWGMRGLEQSHQRGEKELGRTLNIHTDILLRQKIQQLGFFKRTVALLLLPIFEIMRKVLFRPQKGFNSAISESIAWTQLTLEQLVDRVQELEEKLTTKSAK from the coding sequence ATGAAGAAAGTGATTCTCTTTACAGAATCGTTGACCCAGCGTGATGCGGTGGGAAACGATGTTCTGGGTATGTTCCGCACTTTGACGCACGCCGGCTATGATGCCCATCTGTGTGCGAACTACACCAATGTTTCAGAAAAAGTATTACGGCCGAATCAGGCGAAATATTTATTAGAAGATCCTAATAATGTCGCCGTTTACCATCTTTCATTAGCTTGGCCGAATTTTCTGGATGCATTTTTGGAAAGTAAGGCGAAACTGATCATTCGCTACCACAATATCACGCCCAGTAAGTATTTTCGAACTACCAACGCCCACCTGGCAGCCATGTGCGACGTAGGACGCACCGAATTGGCCAAGTTTGCTGCACGACCTGGGACGAAATACCTTCCAGCATCGCAGTTTAATGAGAGTGAGCTGCTGGCGTTGGATGTTCCCCCCAGCAATTCGCATGTGGTGCCACCCTTTCACGTCGTGGGAGAACTCATCGATTTAACAGATGATCCCGCCACGCTGGAAGAGATTGGCAAAAGCGAGGTCAATTTTCTGGCAGTAGGCAGATTAGTTCCAAATAAAGGGCACGATATGCTGTTGCAGGCATTCGCTGTCTATTACCACTGGTTTAACCGTAACGCACGGCTGCATATCATCGGAAAAGAAGACCCGCAACAGCCACTTTATGGAGAAATGTTGCGTCATACCATCAACACACTGGGCATCGCTGGTGCTGTTGTGTTTACAGGCTCTGTGTCCCCAGAAGCCCTGAAAACCTATTACAACCATACCACTGCCTATATGCTGGTGAGCGAACATGAAGGCTTTTGTGTACCCGCTGTGGAAGCGATGGCTCTGGCCTGCCCACTAGTCAGTTATGCCAGCAGTGCAATTCCTGGGACTGTTGGTGATGCTGGCCTGGTGTGGAAAGACTTCCGACCCGAACTTTTTGCAAGTTCGCTGAATCATCTGATAACAAACACCGATTTGCGAAACAAACTGATTCAAGCGGGCAAAGCCCGATACAACAACTTTTTTTCAGAACAAGCAATTCAGGAGCAATTCCTGGGAAGTTTTCGTGCTTTGTGCAACGAACAGGAAACGCCGAAACCCATGGCTGCCGAATGCTTATCCTCATCTGTTATGGGCTGGGAATTGGAAAAAGCAGATCTGGAATCCATTCTTGCAAATGCCGATCTGATTCAACAAAAATATCCAATTATAAACTTATTTTCGCGCACTTCGGCACAAAAGTTTGCAACAAAACCTACAGAAACAGACGAAGATCGATTATCAGCATTTCACCAGCTGTTTATTGATCGCTATCGGTGGGGAATGCGTGGACTGGAACAGTCCCACCAGCGTGGGGAGAAAGAGCTCGGCAGAACGCTGAATATCCACACGGATATTTTGTTGCGTCAAAAAATCCAGCAACTTGGGTTTTTCAAAAGAACTGTTGCACTGCTCTTACTGCCGATCTTCGAAATTATGAGAAAAGTGCTTTTTCGACCTCAAAAAGGCTTTAATTCTGCAATCTCAGAAAGTATCGCCTGGACTCAGCTCACATTAGAGCAATTAGTCGACAGAGTTCAGGAACTCGAAGAAAAGCTGACAACAAAAAGTGCAAAATAA
- a CDS encoding SDR family oxidoreductase, with protein MGNYPGPDLSGQTILVTGASSGIGLATAKALAQAGADVALNYLSMHEAAEKTAAEIQAMGQKALLVPADISDRAAVEEMVDKIVATFGKITGYVSSAVYSDREPFTTANLDGFFKTIDVSLWGAFFGLRACANKMIAQGEGGRVVIVSSPHAQIAFPNCMAYNIAKAGLDQMARSAAAELLPHRIRVNVIYPGWTDTPGERKFFTEETLQTASAKTPLGRLATPDEIAHGILYMMDPRNGYMTGSTLVLDGGLSLPWWSKRDSGDF; from the coding sequence ATGGGAAATTATCCCGGACCAGACCTCTCCGGTCAGACAATTCTGGTAACAGGGGCATCTTCCGGCATTGGGTTGGCGACTGCGAAAGCGCTTGCCCAGGCAGGAGCCGATGTGGCACTCAACTACCTGTCGATGCATGAAGCTGCAGAAAAAACAGCTGCAGAAATTCAGGCGATGGGTCAAAAAGCCTTACTTGTTCCTGCTGATATTTCAGATCGTGCTGCAGTCGAGGAAATGGTCGACAAAATTGTCGCAACTTTTGGCAAAATAACAGGTTACGTCTCATCGGCAGTTTATAGTGATCGTGAACCTTTCACAACGGCAAACCTGGACGGTTTTTTCAAGACGATTGATGTTTCGTTGTGGGGTGCGTTTTTTGGCTTGCGTGCCTGTGCCAATAAAATGATTGCACAAGGGGAGGGGGGCAGGGTAGTGATCGTTTCTTCGCCTCATGCACAGATCGCATTTCCCAACTGCATGGCCTACAACATTGCCAAAGCCGGGTTAGATCAAATGGCACGTTCTGCAGCCGCAGAATTATTGCCCCACCGTATCCGGGTGAATGTTATTTATCCTGGATGGACAGACACGCCCGGTGAGCGTAAGTTCTTTACTGAAGAGACGTTACAAACTGCATCGGCAAAAACTCCGTTGGGCAGGTTAGCGACACCTGATGAAATCGCCCACGGTATTTTGTACATGATGGACCCGAGAAATGGGTATATGACAGGCAGTACATTGGTGCTGGACGGTGGCCTCAGCCTGCCATGGTGGTCAAAACGCGATTCAGGTGATTTTTAA
- a CDS encoding GNAT family N-acetyltransferase — MIQETTANDHIAILQLTRNTGMFKDLEVDTLEEVLLDYENAVEYGHCCYTLFDENGEGVLGFIYFAPIAMTEGSWEVWWIVVDKNVQGQGYGKKLMSFAEEMILEFEGRLMMMDTSSLPHYAPTRDFYQNLGYQEVAHVPDYYAEGDGKVIFWKKLVGVVDH, encoded by the coding sequence ATGATCCAGGAAACTACCGCAAATGATCATATTGCAATATTGCAATTAACCAGAAATACTGGGATGTTCAAGGATTTGGAAGTGGACACCCTCGAAGAGGTGCTGCTCGACTACGAAAATGCTGTGGAATACGGTCATTGTTGTTATACTTTGTTTGATGAAAATGGCGAAGGTGTACTCGGTTTTATTTACTTTGCACCCATTGCAATGACGGAAGGCTCTTGGGAAGTGTGGTGGATCGTTGTGGATAAAAACGTTCAAGGGCAGGGGTATGGGAAAAAATTAATGAGTTTTGCCGAGGAAATGATTCTTGAGTTTGAAGGCCGTTTGATGATGATGGACACCAGTTCTCTGCCGCACTATGCACCCACAAGGGATTTTTATCAAAATCTCGGTTATCAGGAGGTTGCCCACGTCCCAGATTATTATGCCGAAGGGGATGGAAAGGTGATTTTTTGGAAAAAATTGGTTGGAGTTGTCGACCACTGA
- a CDS encoding iron-containing alcohol dehydrogenase, with protein MSFDFTPLNRVIFAPGVLSQIGSLAAELGGRTIFLVTDRGLATVGHPQRATSILESAGLKVVVWDDVKENPTSQQVADGAAIAKAADINLIVSLGGGSAMDAAKGVNFILTNGGTMADYKGMGRAKSPMLPSIGIPTTTGTGSEAQSYALITDTSSRMKMACGDKKAAFRIAILDPELTVSQPAYISAVTGIDAIAHAIESIVCKKSTPVSKVFSQSAWDYLSSSFDRTISHPLDIAARAGMQIGSHFAGVAIENAMLGVCHSCANPLTAHYGITHGSAIGTLLPHVIRFNSVVCEQDYALMGGSDFLASYITNLLCKTGLPTQLREYGVAESILPLLASEAGQQWTAQFNPRTVTEEDLLDIYRSAW; from the coding sequence GTGTCCTTTGATTTTACGCCTCTGAACCGCGTAATCTTTGCGCCTGGTGTACTTAGCCAGATTGGTTCGCTTGCTGCAGAATTGGGTGGCCGCACTATTTTTCTGGTTACTGATCGAGGATTAGCTACCGTTGGTCACCCACAGCGAGCTACCAGTATTCTGGAAAGTGCCGGACTGAAAGTTGTTGTGTGGGATGATGTGAAAGAAAATCCCACCAGTCAGCAAGTCGCTGATGGTGCGGCAATTGCCAAAGCAGCAGACATCAATTTGATTGTATCCCTGGGTGGTGGCAGTGCCATGGATGCTGCCAAAGGGGTGAACTTCATTTTGACCAACGGCGGCACAATGGCTGACTATAAAGGGATGGGGAGGGCAAAATCACCAATGCTCCCTTCAATTGGTATCCCCACAACCACGGGAACCGGAAGTGAAGCACAGTCATATGCCCTGATTACCGATACCTCATCCCGCATGAAAATGGCTTGTGGGGACAAAAAGGCTGCCTTTCGCATTGCAATCCTTGATCCGGAATTGACCGTTTCACAGCCAGCTTACATCAGTGCGGTCACTGGCATCGACGCGATTGCACACGCGATTGAGTCGATCGTTTGCAAGAAAAGCACACCTGTATCCAAGGTGTTTTCTCAATCTGCATGGGATTACCTCTCAAGCAGCTTCGATCGCACAATCAGCCACCCGCTCGATATTGCAGCACGTGCCGGAATGCAAATCGGCTCACATTTTGCTGGTGTCGCAATTGAAAATGCGATGCTGGGTGTTTGTCACTCATGTGCAAATCCCCTGACAGCCCATTATGGTATCACCCATGGGAGTGCCATCGGTACTCTTTTGCCGCACGTGATTCGCTTTAATTCCGTTGTATGCGAACAAGATTATGCCTTGATGGGGGGATCCGATTTTCTGGCAAGCTATATAACAAACTTGCTATGTAAAACTGGACTTCCCACCCAGTTAAGAGAATATGGCGTTGCAGAATCAATTTTGCCCTTATTAGCCTCGGAGGCTGGCCAGCAATGGACAGCCCAGTTTAACCCACGAACGGTTACTGAAGAAGATTTGTTGGATATTTATCGATCTGCCTGGTAA